Proteins from a single region of Undibacterium sp. KW1:
- a CDS encoding DoxX family protein, whose product MYNTLQYFHRLSTRFDDKLNVWGGSALCLTLRLYVSWQFFKAGLVKIADWQSTLSLFREEYMVPVIPPELAAWMGAGGELIVPVFLVLGFFSRPAALALFAVNVMAVISYPQLFELECPAAVNSHFYWGILLLVLVSFGPGKLSLDTWLDKGKSANTAS is encoded by the coding sequence ATGTATAACACCCTGCAATACTTTCATCGCCTGAGCACACGTTTTGATGACAAACTTAATGTCTGGGGCGGTTCAGCCCTTTGCCTGACACTCAGGCTATATGTAAGCTGGCAGTTTTTTAAAGCTGGTCTGGTAAAAATCGCTGACTGGCAATCTACCCTGTCCTTGTTCCGCGAAGAATATATGGTACCTGTCATACCGCCAGAGCTGGCAGCCTGGATGGGGGCGGGGGGCGAATTGATCGTGCCGGTTTTTCTTGTACTCGGTTTTTTTTCCCGCCCGGCAGCACTGGCCTTGTTTGCTGTGAATGTCATGGCCGTAATTTCTTATCCGCAGTTGTTTGAACTGGAATGCCCCGCTGCAGTCAATTCGCATTTTTACTGGGGAATCCTGTTGCTGGTGCTGGTCAGTTTTGGCCCTGGTAAGTTGTCTTTGGATACCTGGCTGGATAAAG
- a CDS encoding DNA-binding domain-containing protein, translated as MRTQIDAAMDALSLTEIQSQFARALLQPSFATQTAALFNAHPHQDDRLALYRGNLTAIWTAALKNAFPVLYQLVGDDYFEQLVRAFGRAFPSESGDLNQFGAKLAAFLKTTPDAADYPYFSDVAALEWQIHAAYYAADAEALSLTNLLQAVAASGQDVQAVRLLFHPAVSLFTAELDSVAIWFAHQVPAEAGGRKISGRLVMDLSADPIGRLNCRESARPAF; from the coding sequence ATGCGTACGCAGATTGATGCCGCTATGGACGCGCTTTCGCTTACCGAGATTCAGTCGCAATTTGCCCGGGCATTATTGCAACCATCCTTTGCAACGCAGACCGCTGCCTTATTTAATGCTCACCCCCATCAGGATGACAGGCTGGCCTTGTACCGCGGCAACCTGACTGCCATCTGGACGGCGGCATTGAAAAACGCTTTTCCCGTCCTGTATCAATTGGTGGGTGATGATTACTTTGAACAGCTGGTGCGTGCGTTTGGCCGTGCCTTTCCTTCAGAATCGGGTGACCTGAATCAGTTTGGCGCAAAGCTTGCTGCATTCCTGAAAACCACACCTGATGCCGCAGATTACCCTTATTTTTCTGATGTCGCCGCGCTGGAGTGGCAGATACATGCTGCATATTATGCTGCTGATGCAGAAGCTCTCAGCCTGACAAACCTGTTACAGGCAGTGGCTGCATCGGGGCAAGATGTGCAGGCTGTGCGGCTGTTGTTTCATCCTGCTGTCAGTCTATTTACTGCTGAACTGGATAGTGTGGCTATCTGGTTTGCTCATCAGGTACCTGCCGAAGCGGGGGGCCGGAAAATATCAGGCAGGCTTGTTATGGACTTGTCAGCAGACCCCATTGGTCGGTTGAATTGCAGGGAATCAGCAAGGCCAGCTTTTTAG
- a CDS encoding DUF692 domain-containing protein → MGLRTQHYRDFLHASAPVTADWLEVHSENYFGDGGYDLHVLQTLRQDYPLSLHGVGMGLGSAQGYSDLHISRLQRLIERTEPALVSEHLCWGAIAGRHLNDLLPLPLMQSALDLVCERVDELQARLCRQVLIENVSTYLRFAQDDMSEAEFLATLAKRTGCGILLDINNLYVNQHNHGEDALQALRIMAGMPVGAIGEIHLAGHLQTDICIVDDHGSQVADPVWALFRRAVDMLPAGIPVLVEWDTAIPDLPVLLGEAHKARQILATTSRPTSTPAPSQEIAAA, encoded by the coding sequence GTGGGTTTGCGTACTCAGCATTACCGTGATTTTCTGCATGCATCTGCCCCAGTTACTGCTGACTGGCTGGAGGTGCATTCAGAAAATTATTTTGGTGATGGTGGCTATGATTTGCATGTACTGCAAACTTTGCGCCAGGATTACCCCTTAAGTCTGCACGGTGTTGGTATGGGGCTGGGGTCAGCCCAAGGCTATTCTGACCTGCATATCTCACGCTTGCAGCGCTTGATAGAACGCACGGAACCTGCACTGGTTTCTGAGCACCTTTGCTGGGGAGCCATCGCTGGCAGGCATTTGAATGACCTCTTGCCTTTGCCGCTGATGCAAAGCGCGCTTGACCTGGTATGCGAGCGTGTCGATGAATTGCAGGCGCGTTTGTGCAGACAGGTCTTGATAGAAAATGTCTCGACGTATTTACGCTTTGCCCAGGACGATATGTCAGAAGCAGAATTTCTGGCGACCCTTGCTAAACGCACAGGCTGCGGTATTTTGCTCGACATCAATAATCTGTATGTGAATCAACACAATCATGGTGAAGACGCGCTGCAAGCCTTGCGCATCATGGCAGGTATGCCAGTTGGTGCGATAGGTGAAATCCATCTGGCAGGGCACTTGCAAACTGATATCTGCATCGTTGATGATCATGGCAGCCAGGTTGCAGATCCGGTGTGGGCGTTGTTCAGGCGGGCAGTGGATATGCTGCCTGCTGGCATACCCGTATTAGTAGAGTGGGATACAGCAATCCCTGATCTGCCTGTGCTGCTGGGCGAGGCGCATAAAGCCAGGCAAATTCTGGCAACAACGTCAAGGCCAACGTCAACGCCGGCGCCATCGCAAGAGATAGCGGCAGCCTGA
- a CDS encoding DUF2282 domain-containing protein translates to MSNKTMVAVALAGLLGSSMAMAAEPAKTEKCFGIAKAGQNDCATKSGSHSCAGQSKKDNDPAEWKKVPAGSCEKMGGKLEAPKS, encoded by the coding sequence ATGAGTAATAAAACAATGGTTGCAGTCGCACTGGCAGGTTTGTTGGGTTCCAGCATGGCAATGGCAGCAGAGCCAGCCAAAACAGAAAAATGCTTTGGCATTGCCAAGGCAGGTCAAAATGATTGCGCCACCAAATCTGGTTCCCATTCTTGTGCAGGTCAGTCCAAGAAAGACAATGATCCAGCTGAGTGGAAAAAAGTGCCAGCCGGTTCTTGCGAAAAAATGGGTGGCAAGCTGGAAGCTCCTAAATCTTGA